The genomic segment TTTAATGCACCTGAAAATATCCCTAAAAATGTTCACGCTTTAGTGAATGTGTAGGCAGAACAACGTCTACTAATTTCCAACTGAAGTCACTAGAAATAGGGATTGTTATTACGTTCGCCAAAAGAAACAATCTCAACTGCCAATTGCAACAAGTGTTGCCCCCTCAACCCCATACTAATCTATACTCACCCCCAACCCTCCCCCGTTTTCCCCCCTCACCCTTACCCAGAGATGAACACCGATGAACCATATGATACACCTAACCGTGATTTCCTCTGtttaaattgtgaataaaaaataaagtaaagtaaagtctcaaaattcattttatttgtttgCTTGAGAGGGTGATAAACACTTCAGTTTCCATCATTGATATCCCAAGTAAAGTTGATAGGTACGCCTTTCATTTTTTCACTATAAATCTTATCAAATTTCTCATTTTGTGCTACAGTCATAAGCTTTTTCCAGTCTCCAACAGTACCTGGTTATTAATggaaagaaacaaagaaagattGTACATCATAATCTgcacaagtaagtaaaaattagCCAGATATTTTACGCAGTATTATGGTTATTTCCAATAGTCAATAGGAGCTGGTAGTGTAATCATACCACAGGGTTAATTttacaaatgtaactgcaaaatcTGAAGTCAATCGCCATATTtgcacccacaatgcagcattttcctcagaattccagcatcattgcagatgCTTATTAAATAGTGTGCGCAGCAACTTTTGTGGACACAAATTAGCGTCTGCTTTGGTAACTCACACACAAGTTGCAAGGCAAGCTTTTCCTACAGCATTCGTGGGTAAATGCCATCACTTCCTGTATGCTGCATTTATAATGGCATTGTCGCATGAATgactaaaggtaggtgcaactcTAAGGGTAACCTAGAgtaaaacttctgcaaaaaacttgaaaagtcATCTATAAATCTAAAAGCTCAATGGGAGTCGTATTAGCacaattcaagctatttttcagtTTGAGTTACTGAGATACAAATTTGAAATCTGAGTCGAATGTGATTTCACTGCGTTTAATGTTTTTCCACGTTTTTTAAAATTCTAGTTTGTtattaaataagcacacattcaatATTTTAgagttcttaaagtgatactgacagccacttaaaaaatgtttttacacctgctgttgtgttttaatttgtatcagctttaaattccttataaactaaatctgcaaagttttttcacttcataattatggtagcacgaattacagacccacagagcagccatgtttgttcccctcttcctggttttaatttaaatgcctcccaagtgaataaatatgcccaatcccaaacctgcaacaccccttctgctttcagctgcTTTGTGACATAAGCTCAGCtacgttgtctatgtgtaatggggaggggggagggagagcccttagaagcaggcaggcacgggaaagcttaaaggacaaggaaaggcaaagtcacttgggggtgccaaaatgttaggcacccccaagtgacttaaatcgcctaccttttaccccagactggtgcccctgttcgaggagagaacagcaccaaccctgggtagctgcagcgcttcctccttcctgcttcgcatgcgcgcgcacgcatgcgcagtagaatgaaaaagccaaactttaagagagaagtcggcttttcactctactgcgcatgcgccggtcctggggtcccggcaaaacgaaggcggaaggaggaagcactcgctcgcaggtaccccgggctggtgctgttttctcctaacaggggcaccagcccggggtaaggtaagcgattaaagtcactcctaacattttggcacccccaagtgacttagcctttccttgtcctttaaggtggcctgctatttaattcttcgagcgaagagcagagaggggggtcagccctttgaagtaggcaggcaatggaaaggtcaagcctgcctgctatctagtttaCAATGCGAtgcaagggagggagggggaactctttgctgaatcctcccagtttatgacgtagtccttttgacagattgagaagctacagtcgggatGCCAGActgtcgggttcaggatcttcagtaggatttatgtagaggaATAGGACTATTaagaaaaaacagtcaacatgacctataggtaggtttggaagtaggttcatatttttataaaaaaaattttggtgtcagtatcactttaaattagaaaaaaaatggaaattgtaAATTGAAAAATCAGCCTTAATGGGTAAATTAGccttaaacatatttttatagtaaGAAACCCAAAAAGCCAGATGAATGGCTAgcctaacaaaaagaaaaaactgaatTCAAAATGTTTCTAGATTTCGGTACGTCTACCTCATCAGTGGGCATGCTAGTGCCAGTAACAATAATACACCAAGATCTGCTCTCACGGTCAATGGGACTTGCTATGTGCTGTAGAACTCACTTCTGATGCCCTTAATATCTCATTGATTAAAtacaggcagcaaaaaaaaatgatttgtagaagtagatatatatagatagatagatagatacctctCCGAAGAAAAGTTCCATTCTTCATGTCTAAATGGTCTGTTGACACATTAGTATAATTAGCGAGAGGGTCATGTTTCATGTTTTTGAAGGTTGCTTTTTCTACAATAGTGTCCACTTCTTGCTCATTAAGTTCTTTCTCcacaaatttgcaaatttttagaaCAGCGGATCGTAGGTCCTACAACAGTGGCAAATACACATCATTTAGCTGCACATTGTCAAGACTACATTTTCCAAATTCTGGCAGCTAGTATAAGACTTGTTTTTGAATGGGCCATTTAGAGACGACAGAGTTGGGCCTGACAGCACTAGACACACTTAAGGAAGGGGGCAAGGTTTCCTCTGACCTAAAAACATGGCGATTATGCCAGTTCTTTGCAGTTTGGCCCATTAAATAAATGAGccttatgtaaatatttatttagaaataaagtgCAAATGCAAGGGAAAGCTTCAAATGCTGTTTTCTATAAACAACCAGGCATTGGCAGTTTCTGCTTTGGTTTTATAACTATAATGGCAGCAGAATTAGTTCAACTAGCAGGGCTGGATTTTTTAGACGCGTCCGTGAATTTTCAAGGTGAAAGTGTAATACAATTGAGCTTCCTTGTGTCATTATTAAAGTACTGTCTATCCTTCCATTTAATATCTTTGAGTTATATGACTGAATATTCACTGATCTTAGAAAAGCCAGTTGGACTACACCATGAAAGTTGCCAACATTTTGTTAGACTTTTCCCATGTTTCAGCAGTGTCGTCTTTTAAAATTCCTTTGCATTCTTAGATCTGGGGTGGGTCTCAGTATGTCTTAATATGTCCATAAGCTTCTGCATCAGACAGTGTATCATCAGTGGTATCATACAGTAGTATCATCAGTTTTGAGGTCCTGTAGAGAATGTTGGCAATACCACACTAGTAAAACTCTCTTGCAACGTAGCCAGATTTTTCCTAATCAGCACAATCATTGAGATCCAGATCACTTATGTAGGTGCTTATGTATATATCTATTggttttcatgtatttttttaactgaacTCCCTCAGTAGGGCAGTGCCATTATTTGTCTAACATTTTCTTTTCTACTAAGGGGAGTATCTATTAGCACTGGTGATGTTCCCCTTAGAAACCAATCcggttcaaatctaattgctgattggttgctatgggcaacattacctgTTATGTtcgtctccagtgttaataaatactatCTTAAAATGTCAGAAGAGTATTGCACTGTGTCTTTGGATAATATTAAGCTACTgcactatattttttatatataggtttttttctacctctgtttttgtttttcttggtTTCCTGCAACTTGCTATGTTTTAAATAGTATAGGGACTCTTAACCCAAAACTCAGAACCCAAAGTGGGTTCCAACTTTGTTAAAATGGTTCCTAGTGACCTCAGAGCAGGTCCCCatgatcccctttaataatatgaGTTTTctacagtaaaaaaaagtaataatgttGTAAAGCTGATTCACTAATTtcatttgcacccccccccctcaccccaccaaaaaataaaagcaaagtgaAAAGGAAATACCGATATATAGATTcctaaaagtcatttttttgggTGAACTATTTCTTTAACTTCTTTCTACATAAATATCTTGTGTAGacttaaaaaatattcagttGACCTTATTGGTCAATTTTACACCATTATGATTTCTATTAAATGCCTGTTTAGGTAGAATAACAGGTCTTACCTTTTTCATTTCCTCATATGtcacaaataaaatattaaaatcttcCTGGTGTGTGTACCATCCTTTAACATGATCAAACCAAGAACCCCCTAGCACTgtaagggataaaaaaaaaatgttgcaaaagacatttttttcaatttttaataaACGACATAAAACATTTGCATTGCCATTGTTTCGTATGCTATACAACATTTTACAGGTTATTTTTAAGTTGGGGTTTATAAATGAGTCTAAAAATGACCTGCAGAATGGAGCTTGACAACTGTTATTGAACCATAGGTGTTAGGGACACCAGTGGAACTGTGGCCCCCAGGCCTCCCTCAGCTCAATGATTTCCTGCAGCCCGTGTATAGAACAAATGCATTTGTTTCTCTTTAGGAATATTTTTAACTCATTTCTTGATGTTGAGCCTTTGTAATGAGTTACTGCAGTATTAAACAGTGGAGTAAACCTGAGTAAATCTGCTGAGCCAAAtttactcctaggggctgatttactaatccacgaatccgaatgagaaaaatttggattggaaaatgaacattttgcgaatttttcatattttttgcgattttttcgtcgccattacgactttttcgtaaattgttgcgactttttcgtaaccgttacgacttgcgcgaattgtcgtgactttttcatagccattacaaatttcttgaattgtcgcaactttttcatagccattatgactttcgtgaattgtcgcgacttttgcatagccattatgactttcgtgaattgtcgcgacttttgcatagccattacgactttcgcgaattgtcgcgaatttttcgtattgagcgctcaaaaaattcaggacaattcgcgaaaaagtcacaaaataccgatcattatgaaaaaaacgcatttgggcgcttttcggacgttcgtggattagtaaatgtgtcccctaGTGTGCAAACTTGGTGAATATTTAATCTAAAATACTTATAGTTGTTATTGCTGCAAAATGAGGTTCTACAAAATATTACATTGAATACTCATGAgagcatttaaatattaaaggaacagtaacaccaaaaaatgaaagtgtataaaagtaactaaaacataatgtgctgctgccctgcactggtaaaagttgtgtgtttacttcagaaagtctactataatttgtataaataagctgctatgtagccatggaggcagccattcaaaggagaaaaggcacaggcacatagcagataacagataaaacactattgtattctacagaacttatctgttatctgctatgtaacctgtgccttttctccttttttccagcttgaatggctgcccctgtggctacacagcagcttattatataaattatagtagtgttactgtagcaaacacaccagttttaccagggcagggcaacagtgcattatatttttattactttaaagctctttcattttttagtgttactgttcctttaaatatttgagttttttttaatatatcttgaGATTTTTCTCAAATGTATGTTATTCCTCAGTGTTGCTGCTGATTTGTGCAAACTAACACCCACTGATGATAAATGTGATTGACTGTGACTTGTAATAAAACACATTCTGTTGAATGGACACATCtatctgctttgataaacttGTCAATAAAACACTTCCCAgacagtataaaaaaaagtcttgttaAAATCTAATTAGTTGAAAATCTGAAATCTCCAGTTTAATGCTAAGTGAATCTGCACCTAATTTGAGTTTTAGTGCTTTAAATATATTTCAGAGAACCAAATTTCAGTGTAGCAAATGTCCAGTAACAGGAAATAATTGGTCACAGGTCTACATATTTTTGCAAAGCACTGTATTTATGTCTGTCTTTTCTTGCTTACTTAACAAAGATACATTACCTTCCCCTGTTAGATAACGATCCAAGAATGATTCCCAGTCATTTACTTGTTTAAGTCTCACAATTACATTATAAAAGTGATAATATGATACAGCTGCATCCTTTGGGTTTCTGCCAACGTAAATGATCTATGGATGCAAAGAGCAAAATAATTGTTATAGCATTATAACAAAACAGTTGTGCTCACCATTAAACAATTTCAAACCATTAGGCGGTGGTGCAATAAGGCCGTGACCAGAATAATTCATGCAAAGACAAAATATCACCTGCACTTAGCCATTATCAATATAtgaaggacattaagacatttgtgCATTACCAAAAAATGcccaaacaaaacagggattgtttgttcatatattgcaatatataatataactggtCAACTCCATCAAGTCATTCCTGGTCTGTTTggtcctccaataaggattctacTACTCCCTGTTGTAGCACTCATCATCCCtaactacagtcaggtgatcccagtggtggtcAATAAAAAGGGCACCCATTTGAAAGTTTTATCCTTTTAAACCAAGTTGTAGGTAAAACTAAATccctgtaaaaaatatataatgtagcATTAAGCACACATTTAAATGGCGGTACAGATGTGTAGACGGTATTTTCAGAAGAGTATGGGAAACATTGCATGGActgatggtaaaaaaaatataaatcctaAAACATTATTACTTGAATACAACAGgcatttattaacaataatacaTTGAGGATGTACCTTGTTGTATGACATTATATCTGGATTTTAACAAGCTGTTCTTAAGTTGTACACACAATTTTCTCTTTTGAGAAGGAGTTGGCCTAGAGGGATCTCATTCTAGAGAGagaacaagaggtcctctgcactcacccattaccaatatatatatatatatatatatatatatatatatatatatatatatagaggacattaagacattctgagaattaagctaccaagaaatctCATTCTAGAGACTCTGCTTTGATTCCTTGTGGTTCTAGAGACTCTGGTTTGACTCCAGCATACTTAGTGCACCAATAATGGATGCCCTGGTTGCCGTAAAGTGCCTTCATGGGAGAAAAGTGCCATATAAATGGCATTTTGATTACATGCATTTTGATTACATGACTGTATCTCACGCATTTTGATTACATGACTGTATCTCACACATTTTGTGCCAACCAAATGCTCCATCTGTACAATACCAATAAGCTGCTGCCACTGTTAAATATATTAGTGTGTAGGGTGGGTACgtcaaattaaaacaaataaatctattaaaataaaatatacttgcACACATGGCACTTTTGTATCTACTTTGGCATGTCAAGGAATGTGATTTACATGCATCCAAGATGTTAACATGGAGGTGAGCTGTTAGCAGTAATTTCTTCTGAATGCTGACTGAAAAATAAGTATTTGTATTCAAGGATACTTACTTTGCCTTTCTTGTTCCTCAGATCCTTTGGAACTAAATAATGAGGCAAGTGCGATGAAAAAAGACGAGGAGATGGGCGACTGTCATAGTCTACTTTGCTATGGGTATATTCAATCCATGGGACTCTGAAGACATTAGCAATGGCTTCTGTTCCATTTCGATGACCTTCGTTGAAAATTAGACTGAGAATCTGCTGTGTCCAGATTGTCCCTGCACAAGATAAATTATATGCAAATACAATAACTTTAACAGAATGACTCAACTAACTGAAAAGAAATACATCTAAATATATTATATGGGTATTGTAGGTTGTAATAATAGAATGGGGTACTGTCCATTGACCGAAATCACCCAGTAAGGTTTGTATACCCATATAGCCGAAGGGGGATAATCTGTATGTAAAATATGTACTGTAAAATAACTTACCAGTCTTTGGATATGTAACCAGAAAAACATCAGTGTCTTTTACTTTAAAGTCCTGGATAGAATCTATTTTTTGGGGAGTAGTATACTCAGTCTGAAAATATACTCCTCGATATTTGAACACAAATGGATCATTTGCATCGACATCGACGTCAGACATTTTCTGCCACACctagattgtaaaaaaaaaacaatgattaaaATGTACCATTAATAAACGAGTTTACTAGTAGCTTATTAGTAACAAAGAGTAACTGTACCTGTTTCTTTCCTGTCTGCACTAGAAATAGTGTTATCAGTTTGTGTAAAAGGGCTTTTATAGAATACAaatccaaaagctttcctaatgTCATTGTACATTTCCTGTTTTTGTAATTTGGCCTTTCATGTAGACTTTGGCATCGTTTAAACGGGTtcttcaccttcaggttaaattTCAGTATGTCATACAATGACCTGTTCTTTTCAGTAAtattagctttttatttttttatttatttgcctttttttctgtctCTGGCTTTTAATTTTGGACCCTTGCCCTCATATTTCTCTGTAAGGGTATGAAAGCTTAGATACATATAGGATAGAGTTGCTGGCTCACTCCAGATTCCAGCAAAAAAACCCACAGGCCTGTACTTGGCCACCACCTTCTTGAAGCCAACATTAAGCACCTGATTCCTCATCTTTAAATAGCACATTTATCACAGTAAGTAAACATccccgctggttggggatcactggtctatgggaTGGATGTAGCCTTCAACTCAGAAGCACATCTATTGTCATTTGGGAGTGTGGGCACTATTGGTTGGCTAGCATCATTTCTACACACATAGCTAAAATTGATAAAGCAAGCTATGCCCCTGTTTACAAACCCAGTTCACATAACTGGTGATACATGTACAGCCACCTTTAGTGCAGCTGTAGTCTGTTGAGGCAACAAGTCTGGGCAGAAACAACCAAGATGAAGAGCAAAACAAGAGAAATCACTTGTAAACAGCAAGCactgttataaaaaaaacttaaccTATAATGGtaatttaatacatttgttttgcaaatagtttttttatatgtatataaccacataccatgtataatatacaagtattattattatatttaatcatttatatttaaattcttgACTGCAATATACAGATACATTGCATAGTTAGGGAAAAACAAACAACCAAAAGAATGACCTTTGAAAAGTAACACCCTGCCATGACAGAGATGTCTTTATTAGCTGTGGCACTGACCCAGAATCACCTCCAGAATCACTGTCTGCTTCTATTTTCTATATAACTTAATTACCTTTCCTGCAGATCCGTCTGTTGGGAAATGCACAGTGAATTACTTTGCCTGCCTGTATGTGTGCAATACATGTTTCTTCCCCTTCTCTTTTTTAATCCCCCCCCATGTAAACCCCAAGATAAATTACTACTTTTTACaatgtaaattaattaaaaactgtcaatgtttttaaaagttatttgtaaatattactACCATTCAAAGCAGTATCTAACtacccctttctattctctgcactggtggttctgacttttaataaaatgtagcaAAAGCCAGTGGATTAACAGACTCGAGAAAAAAGCAAGGTTGCCTTCTTCTACATTATTTTAATTGGCAGAAGCAACAAAGTAGAAAGGGACAGATGTATACTGTTTACAGTTGCAATtacaagtaccgtatatactcaagtataagccgatccgaatataagccaaggtacctaattttacctaagaaaactggaaaaacttattgactcgagtataagcctagggtgggaaatgcagccgctactgctaagtttcaataatcaaataaataacagataaataaataatagataactttagggaaagaaaaaaacagcagaCAAAaacaagtttgggaaggctaagaaagctgccatactaattatcaagtaccagTATCAGTTCACGTGAGGGGGTGTCCTcagtggaccccagtgtacaagtcccaccacagtactacaatagtagttactagagcaaaataattcttgatgctggacttagtacaaatttaatttttttaaataacaagttatttgaCCACTTACTAGCTCGTTGTGCAGATACACTGTAGGCATTTAACACACCCTATCATTAGTactgtttttttgtaattaaataaatcattaaacCTATATATTAAATGTCATACATGGAAGGAGATATCAGCCACATCAGTGTCACTGTtactgtgtcatatattgctgggctaCTGGATCATATATTGCCATATACCATGTCATATGTCACTGAGGGCCACTGTATAAGTAAATACTTCAGTATCTGTGTTATACATTGCATGGGGCACAGTTTGATACCTTTTTTGGGTCActatcatgaaatgctggggcaatTGTGTCATAGTTTGCTGGTGCCATTATATCACATAATGTTGGGGTCAATGTGACGTGTTTCTGGGCCACTGTGTAAAGAAGAGTTACATTGCTGGTCTGCAGTGAGTAACAGTGCTTTCCAATGTGGGGCATgcttaactaaaagttaacttaaaaggttGCCTTTCTCTTTAAGggcatgtacaaaaaaaaatctacatgtacatgtacaaaaaaaaaaatctagattcTGTTGCATGATGTTGTGCTATGAATGATGTAATTAACCACTTTACATTTAAGTGAATGAAGGTAATAAAGTtcatataatgatttttttagttaatGTAATAAGCCACCTTTTATAAGATATATCAGTCAATCACATAATATCTTACTTCAATGCTCTAATTACCTGTCATTGTGGCATGGTAAGGGCCTGACTGataattcaaattgaaaaaatgaatgtttattgcCATTATGCTGAGGGCAGATTGTATCttaaaaggagaagtaaagccagTTATAGACCACAGAACCCATGCACAGGCTCCAGAAAGGCTCATGGTCAAAACAGCCATATCTGCTTCCCATGAGATTTAGTGCAACACTTATACCATATTGCAGAATTCTTAGAACCTATGGCATAGTCTGACTTACATTCGCCAGCTTCTTTGAGAAGCTTGTGAAGCTCCTCCACTGCCCTTGTAAGCTCTGTACTCTTGGCCTCTGTATCTGCAGAAGCACTCTGCAAGCAAAAGAAAAGTCACGGACGTGTGTGGACGGACGCGTGCAGGTATGCATGGACACACGTCTGCACATCAAGCCAGAGTCAGcacatccatatactcgagtataagccgagggtataTGGTAATTTGAAAATCACTGAGCATTTCTAAAAAGTGTACATTGGAAAGATGCTGCTTAGATTTACATCTTTCATAagacaaaaatgttttgttaGTGGTAAGTATTTACAAGGTTTGCTCAGTGTTCAGGAGTGTATTTGGCTTATACTTTCAGGCAGATTTATTATTCAAAAGACACTTGGGAACGTTAATTTTCAAATAGTACCACAGATTACCACAAAgggcgactaaccactccaaaatgtcCGGCAACAATAGGAGGTGCCAGTGGAAACGCCATTTCATCACTTCCGTATTCCGAAGTCATGCAACGTTTCCTCTTGCAAGCAACATTGCACCAAAGCAATGGGAAGGGtattccactggcgactcctgctgttgccggtggaaaagcatttcgAAGCAGAGAAATATTGCAGGTAACTGAAGGGGTTGGGTGAGTTTGCTACTCTGCGCCAGGCCCTTCTAAAGGTTTGTATGCAGGGGGGCCTGGTGCAGAGTGATTATGCAACTGGCTGTAACATGTTTTTTGATAAATATTAGAAGGTTCTCTTGTTGCAAAACCAATATGAGGCAAAGTGCTACTGGTATGACTAAAGTCGAAAAAGGAAAATAGTTGCAAATACCTAGTTGTAGTAGTAAGCAATGCATTTTGCCTCTTCCAGTTATTTTACTTAAttaattttttcccccaaaaccaCCAATTTATCAACATTAATATGTCACTTTCGTACTATactatggggttatataataaaaggtgcaaagtttgctagtGCTCTAAtcaccaataacaaccaatcaacaggtagcatttacggGTCATctgtatctaaatatatatatatatatatatatatatatatatatatatatatatatatatattgatcataggaagccggcactcacgttaaATCAAGTATAATTCGCCTGGGTGCAGATACCTCAAAAAGTCAGTATGTAAATTGTAGCCCAAATACAGGAACCGCTCACTCAGGTCTTATGCAACTTGAAAATCAATTTATTAAGGTGAACAaacgactaacgtttcggctggcaccccagcctttgtcaaagcccatatatatatatatataagcttggCATTGCCAGGGAAATTAAAGGGCCACCTATCACagcaaaattgtttcccccaccaaagGTACAGGCTAATAGaacccacactctggttggggatACAAAATTATTTTGGCCAAAAAATGCTCCTCCGGTGGTGAGTGTGGGTGGCAAAACAAAACAGAGACCTATCCCGCACACCCTttggctctccaaaataattaaacgcccggtgcacactgctggagggaccagcaccctcccaaaaccaaagtgcaacaaaatgcaaatggcactcagagctgcaaaaaaaGGTTTTTGCTACTTTGGCCATGTGGGTGGACCATGTATGCAGTTTTTATGTGCAATGGAGTGCTGCTGAGTAGTGCTTCAAAACTATGAAAAGGCAAAATCTCATGGGCTAAAAGAGTTTTTAGTAATAAAATAAAGTGATTTTGTAGTAAACATATGACAGTCTAAAGCTCAAAACCTAAATACAGCTAagctaatatttttttctaaacaaaatgCATTGCATACTTG from the Xenopus tropicalis strain Nigerian chromosome 5, UCB_Xtro_10.0, whole genome shotgun sequence genome contains:
- the LOC496998 gene encoding uncharacterized protein LOC496998 isoform X1 — its product is MSDVDVDANDPFVFKYRGVYFQTEYTTPQKIDSIQDFKVKDTDVFLVTYPKTGTIWTQQILSLIFNEGHRNGTEAIANVFRVPWIEYTHSKVDYDSRPSPRLFSSHLPHYLVPKDLRNKKGKIIYVGRNPKDAAVSYYHFYNVIVRLKQVNDWESFLDRYLTGEVLGGSWFDHVKGWYTHQEDFNILFVTYEEMKKDLRSAVLKICKFVEKELNEQEVDTIVEKATFKNMKHDPLANYTNVSTDHLDMKNGTFLRRGTVGDWKKLMTVAQNEKFDKIYSEKMKGVPINFTWDINDGN